A genomic region of Paenibacillus sp. PL2-23 contains the following coding sequences:
- a CDS encoding zf-TFIIB domain-containing protein, producing MKCPVCDDVKMREVMRDEVEIDVCPQCKGVWLDRGELEKLMQGVREMQQDYERMEQHMHPSQPGGGYGFGSSPYSGQRAPADSGQAQGFGGSQPPDGGASAPPGQGYGSQPYGAPPSPGGFGAPTPPPGSGSYGQPGAPGYPPSQGYGQSGYGHSGYGKGHYGYDKYGRPYKKKKTVLDVFGDLFD from the coding sequence ATGAAATGTCCAGTGTGCGACGATGTGAAGATGCGAGAGGTTATGAGGGATGAAGTGGAAATTGACGTGTGCCCGCAATGCAAGGGCGTGTGGCTGGACCGCGGAGAGCTGGAGAAGCTGATGCAGGGCGTACGCGAGATGCAGCAGGATTATGAACGTATGGAGCAGCACATGCATCCTTCTCAGCCGGGCGGAGGCTATGGATTTGGTTCATCGCCATATAGCGGGCAGCGTGCTCCTGCGGACTCAGGCCAAGCCCAAGGCTTTGGCGGCAGTCAGCCCCCGGACGGGGGCGCTTCTGCACCTCCAGGGCAAGGCTACGGCAGCCAGCCGTACGGGGCGCCGCCTTCTCCAGGCGGATTCGGCGCGCCAACCCCTCCACCAGGCAGCGGCAGCTATGGCCAGCCCGGTGCACCCGGTTATCCGCCGTCACAAGGCTACGGCCAAAGCGGTTATGGACATAGCGGCTATGGCAAGGGGCATTATGGCTACGACAAATATGGCCGGCCATACAAAAAGAAAAAAACGGTGCTTGACGTTTTTGGCGATTTGTTCGACTGA